CACCTGGAAAGCGACAGGAGTGAACCCCTCATAGAACCTTGCTGAGGACCACTCCCATTGGAGCGGCGTCTCAGCCAGTTTCCTTTTCACGGGGTTGCCGTGGATGTAGCGGATGCTGCTCCAAATGGCGGGAGGCGTCCAAAGGTTGCGGTCGTGGCCCTTCCCATCCTGCCAATAGCGTTTCTTGCCGTTCTCAAGCACCAGCTTGGCTTCGACCTTCGGCTTATGGACCTTCAACCAGGCGAGGGCTTCCCTGGCGAACCCGCCCTTGATGGCGCTGCGGATCCTCTCGATGCTGTACTCCCTCTGACGTGGCCTCAAAAGCAGATGCACGTGCTCAGGCATGAGTACGTAAGCCCACAGGTCGAAGTCGTGCCTTGTTCGGGCCTCATCGAGATGGGTTAGAAAGAGGCTCCTCAGGAAATCGTCGTTGAGGATGGGCAGCCTCTTGAAGCAAGAAAAGGTGAGTTGGTGGGCATGGCCTGGAGCATTGATCGTCACCCTCTTGCCTGGCTGCATTTGGGGATTGTAGGTCTGCTCGGACCTTCAACGCAAGGCTTCGGGATTCAACCCACAAAGTGGGTAGCCACACAGCAAGTGGGCTAACGGAAGTCGGGGCTCACACAAGAAAAGGCCACGCAGTGGCCAGCCCGCCTCACATGTTGAACTCAGGGCTACATGCGTCTCCA
This Armatimonadota bacterium DNA region includes the following protein-coding sequences:
- a CDS encoding transposase, translating into MQPGKRVTINAPGHAHQLTFSCFKRLPILNDDFLRSLFLTHLDEARTRHDFDLWAYVLMPEHVHLLLRPRQREYSIERIRSAIKGGFAREALAWLKVHKPKVEAKLVLENGKKRYWQDGKGHDRNLWTPPAIWSSIRYIHGNPVKRKLAETPLQWEWSSARFYEGFTPVAFQVDRCPVEPPNCESGVWEQYWEPE